A single genomic interval of Pseudorca crassidens isolate mPseCra1 chromosome 19, mPseCra1.hap1, whole genome shotgun sequence harbors:
- the TBX2 gene encoding T-box transcription factor TBX2 isoform X2: MFPPFKVRVSGLDKKAKYILLMDIVAADDCRYKFHNSRWMVAGKADPEMPKRMYIHPDSPATGEQWMAKPVAFHKLKLTNNISDKHGFTILNSMHKYQPRFHIVRANDILKLPYSTFRTYVFPETDFIAVTAYQNDKITQLKIDNNPFAKGFRDTGNGRREKRKQLTLPSLRLYEEHCKPERDGAESDASSCDPPPAREPPPSPGTAPSPLRLHRTRAEEKSCAADSDPEPERLSEERAGQALGRSPALDGGSPPRLTEPERARERRSPERAKEPAESGGDGLFGLRSLEKERAEARRKDEGRKEAGEGKDPGLAPLVVQTDSASPLGAGHLPGLAFSGHLHGQQFFGPLGAGQPLFLHPGQFAMGPGAFSAMGMGHLLASVAGGGSGGGGGPGTATGLDAGGLGPAASAASTAGPFPFHLSQHMLASQGIPMPTFGGLFPYPYTYMAAAAAAASALPATSAAAAAAAAAGSLSRSPFLGSARPRLRFSPYQIPVTIPPSTSLLTTGLAAEGSKAAGGNSREPSPPPELALRKAGAPPRGALSPSGSAKEAASELQSIQRLVSGLESQRALSPGRESPK, translated from the exons ATGTTTCCTCCCTTCAAGGTGCGAGTCAGCGGCCTGGACAAGAAGGCCAAATATATCCTGCTGATGGACATCGTGGCCGCTGATGACTGCCGGTATAAATTCCATAACTCGCGCTGGATGGTGGCGGGCAAGGCCGACCCAGAGATGCCCAAACGGATGTACATCCACCCGGACAGCCCGGCCACGGGAGAGCAGTGGATGGCCAAGCCGGTGGCCTTCCATAAGCTGAAGCTGACCAACAACATCTCCGACAAGCACGGCTTC ACCATCCTGAACTCCATGCACAAGTACCAACCACGCTTCCACATCGTGCGAGCCAACGACATCCTGAAGCTGCCTTACAGCACCTTTCGTACCTACGTGTTCCCCGAGACCGACTTCATCGCGGTCACTGCCTACCAGAACGACAAG ATCACGCAGCTTAAGATCGACAACAACCCGTTTGCCAAGGGCTTCCGGGACACCGGGAATGGCCGGCGGGAGAAAAG GAAGCAGCTAACGCTGCCGTCGTTGCGCTTGTACGAGGAGCATTGCAAGCCAGAGCGCGACGGTGCCGAGTCGGACGCCTCGTCCTGCGACCCTCCCCCCGCGCGGGAACCGCCACCCTCCCCGGGGACAGCGCCTAGTCCCCTGCGCCTGCACCGGACTAGAG CCGAGGAGAAGTCGTGCGCCGCGGACAGTGACCCAGAGCCCGAGAGGCTGAGCGAGGAGCGCGCGGGGCAGGCGCTAGGCCGCAGCCCGGCCCTGGACGGCGGCAGCCCCCCTCGCTTGACCGAACCCGAGCGCGCCCGGGAGCGGCGCAGCCCCGAGAGGGCCAAGGAGCCGGCCGAGAGCGGCGGGGACGGCCTGTTTGGCCTGCGGAGCCTAGAGAAGGAGCGCGCCGAAGCCCGGCGGAAGGACGAGGGGCGCAAGGAGGCCGGCGAGGGCAAGGATCCCGGCCTGGCGCCACTGGTGGTGCAGACAGACAGTGCGTCCCCCCTGGGCGCCGGACACCTGCCGGGCCTGGCTTTCTCCGGCCACCTGCACGGGCAGCAGTTCTTCGGGCCTCTGGGGGCCGGCCAGCCGCTCTTTCTGCACCCGGGACAGTTCGCCATGGGCCCCGGCGCCTTCTCCGCCATGGGCATGGGCCACCTACTGGCCTCGGTGGCAGGCGGCGGCAGCGGAGGAGGTGGCGGACCAGGGACAGCCACCGGGCTGGACGCAGGCGGGCTGGGTCCCGCAGCCAGCGCGGCAAGCACCGCCGGGCCCTTCCCGTTCCACCTCTCCCAGCACATGCTGGCATCTCAG gGAATCCCAATGCCCACTTTCGGAGGCCTCTTCCCCTACCCCTACACTTACATGGCTGCTGCTGCCGCGGCGGCCTCCGCTTTGCCAGCCACTAGTGCTGCGGCGGCTGCCGCTGCTGCCGCAGGCTCCCTATCCCGGAGTCCCTTTCTGGGCAGTGCCCGGCCCCGCCTGCGCTTCAGCCCCTACCAGATCCCAGTCACCATCCCACCTAGCACTAGCCTCCTCACTACTGGGCTGGCGGCCGAGGGCTCCAAGGCTGCAGGCGGCAACAGCCGGGAGCCCAGCCCGCCGCCCGAGCTGGCTCTCCGCAAAGCGGGGGCCCCGCCCCGCGGGGCCCTGTCGCCCAGCGGCTCAGCCAAAGAGGCAGCCAGTGAACTGCAGAGCATCCAGAGGCTGGTGAGTGGGCTGGAGAGCCAGCGAGCCCTCTCGCCCGGCAGGGAGTCGCCCAAGTGA
- the TBX2 gene encoding T-box transcription factor TBX2 isoform X1 yields MREPALAASAMAYHPFHAPRPADFPMSAFLAAAQPSFFPALALPPGALAKPLPDPGLAGAAAAAAAAAAAAAEAGLHVSALGPHPPAAHLRSLKSLEPEDEVEDDPKVTLEAKELWDQFHKLGTEMVITKSGRRMFPPFKVRVSGLDKKAKYILLMDIVAADDCRYKFHNSRWMVAGKADPEMPKRMYIHPDSPATGEQWMAKPVAFHKLKLTNNISDKHGFTILNSMHKYQPRFHIVRANDILKLPYSTFRTYVFPETDFIAVTAYQNDKITQLKIDNNPFAKGFRDTGNGRREKRKQLTLPSLRLYEEHCKPERDGAESDASSCDPPPAREPPPSPGTAPSPLRLHRTRAEEKSCAADSDPEPERLSEERAGQALGRSPALDGGSPPRLTEPERARERRSPERAKEPAESGGDGLFGLRSLEKERAEARRKDEGRKEAGEGKDPGLAPLVVQTDSASPLGAGHLPGLAFSGHLHGQQFFGPLGAGQPLFLHPGQFAMGPGAFSAMGMGHLLASVAGGGSGGGGGPGTATGLDAGGLGPAASAASTAGPFPFHLSQHMLASQGIPMPTFGGLFPYPYTYMAAAAAAASALPATSAAAAAAAAAGSLSRSPFLGSARPRLRFSPYQIPVTIPPSTSLLTTGLAAEGSKAAGGNSREPSPPPELALRKAGAPPRGALSPSGSAKEAASELQSIQRLVSGLESQRALSPGRESPK; encoded by the exons ATGAGAGAGCCGGCGCTGGCGGCCAGCGCCATGGCTTACCACCCGTTTCACGCGCCACGGCCGGCCGACTTCCCCATGTCCGCCTTTCTGGCGGCGGCGCAGCCCTCCTTCTTCCCGGCGCTCGCACTGCCGCCCGGCGCGCTGGCCAAGCCTCTGCCCGACCCCGGCttggcgggggcggcggcggcggcggctgcggcggcggcggcggcggccgaggcGGGGCTGCACGTCTCGGCACTCGGCCCGCATCCGCCCGCTGCGCATCTGCGCTCGCTTAAGAGCCTGGAGCCCGAGGACGAGGTGGAGGACGACCCCAAGGTGACGCTGGAGGCCAAGGAGCTGTGGGACCAGTTCCACAAGCTGGGCACCGAGATGGTCATCACCAAGTCCGGGAG GAGGATGTTTCCTCCCTTCAAGGTGCGAGTCAGCGGCCTGGACAAGAAGGCCAAATATATCCTGCTGATGGACATCGTGGCCGCTGATGACTGCCGGTATAAATTCCATAACTCGCGCTGGATGGTGGCGGGCAAGGCCGACCCAGAGATGCCCAAACGGATGTACATCCACCCGGACAGCCCGGCCACGGGAGAGCAGTGGATGGCCAAGCCGGTGGCCTTCCATAAGCTGAAGCTGACCAACAACATCTCCGACAAGCACGGCTTC ACCATCCTGAACTCCATGCACAAGTACCAACCACGCTTCCACATCGTGCGAGCCAACGACATCCTGAAGCTGCCTTACAGCACCTTTCGTACCTACGTGTTCCCCGAGACCGACTTCATCGCGGTCACTGCCTACCAGAACGACAAG ATCACGCAGCTTAAGATCGACAACAACCCGTTTGCCAAGGGCTTCCGGGACACCGGGAATGGCCGGCGGGAGAAAAG GAAGCAGCTAACGCTGCCGTCGTTGCGCTTGTACGAGGAGCATTGCAAGCCAGAGCGCGACGGTGCCGAGTCGGACGCCTCGTCCTGCGACCCTCCCCCCGCGCGGGAACCGCCACCCTCCCCGGGGACAGCGCCTAGTCCCCTGCGCCTGCACCGGACTAGAG CCGAGGAGAAGTCGTGCGCCGCGGACAGTGACCCAGAGCCCGAGAGGCTGAGCGAGGAGCGCGCGGGGCAGGCGCTAGGCCGCAGCCCGGCCCTGGACGGCGGCAGCCCCCCTCGCTTGACCGAACCCGAGCGCGCCCGGGAGCGGCGCAGCCCCGAGAGGGCCAAGGAGCCGGCCGAGAGCGGCGGGGACGGCCTGTTTGGCCTGCGGAGCCTAGAGAAGGAGCGCGCCGAAGCCCGGCGGAAGGACGAGGGGCGCAAGGAGGCCGGCGAGGGCAAGGATCCCGGCCTGGCGCCACTGGTGGTGCAGACAGACAGTGCGTCCCCCCTGGGCGCCGGACACCTGCCGGGCCTGGCTTTCTCCGGCCACCTGCACGGGCAGCAGTTCTTCGGGCCTCTGGGGGCCGGCCAGCCGCTCTTTCTGCACCCGGGACAGTTCGCCATGGGCCCCGGCGCCTTCTCCGCCATGGGCATGGGCCACCTACTGGCCTCGGTGGCAGGCGGCGGCAGCGGAGGAGGTGGCGGACCAGGGACAGCCACCGGGCTGGACGCAGGCGGGCTGGGTCCCGCAGCCAGCGCGGCAAGCACCGCCGGGCCCTTCCCGTTCCACCTCTCCCAGCACATGCTGGCATCTCAG gGAATCCCAATGCCCACTTTCGGAGGCCTCTTCCCCTACCCCTACACTTACATGGCTGCTGCTGCCGCGGCGGCCTCCGCTTTGCCAGCCACTAGTGCTGCGGCGGCTGCCGCTGCTGCCGCAGGCTCCCTATCCCGGAGTCCCTTTCTGGGCAGTGCCCGGCCCCGCCTGCGCTTCAGCCCCTACCAGATCCCAGTCACCATCCCACCTAGCACTAGCCTCCTCACTACTGGGCTGGCGGCCGAGGGCTCCAAGGCTGCAGGCGGCAACAGCCGGGAGCCCAGCCCGCCGCCCGAGCTGGCTCTCCGCAAAGCGGGGGCCCCGCCCCGCGGGGCCCTGTCGCCCAGCGGCTCAGCCAAAGAGGCAGCCAGTGAACTGCAGAGCATCCAGAGGCTGGTGAGTGGGCTGGAGAGCCAGCGAGCCCTCTCGCCCGGCAGGGAGTCGCCCAAGTGA